In a single window of the Massilia oculi genome:
- a CDS encoding HlyD family secretion protein, whose product MPEPSTVPSRSRRRILLSALAFGAIAIAGVLIVLYAWKLPPFRSTLQSTENALVRGQVTIISPQLSGYVVEVRVQDFQQVKKGELLMRIDERIPTQRLAQARAELANRQAALANFAQSQSSARATIAQNQALLASNEAQARRAQADLRRVEELAADGSLSARELDAARATQAQAAASRDQSRAAIEIARQNLRSVDVNRAALEAAVANAEAAVKLAEIDMANTRITAPRDGQLGQVTVRQGAYVNAGAQLTALVPDTMWVIANMKETQMANVAVGQPVSFTVDALGNARLRGHVERISPATGSEFSVIAPDNATGNFVKIAQRIPVRISIDPNQPLAGRLRPGMSVVTTIDTAQAGAAR is encoded by the coding sequence ATGCCAGAACCATCGACCGTCCCATCCCGTTCCCGCCGCCGCATCCTGCTGAGCGCGCTCGCGTTCGGCGCCATCGCCATTGCCGGCGTGTTGATCGTGCTGTATGCCTGGAAGCTGCCGCCGTTTCGCAGCACCCTGCAGAGCACCGAGAATGCGCTGGTGCGCGGCCAGGTGACGATCATCAGTCCGCAATTGAGTGGCTACGTGGTCGAGGTGCGGGTGCAGGATTTCCAGCAGGTCAAGAAGGGCGAACTCCTGATGCGCATCGACGAGCGCATCCCGACCCAGCGCCTGGCGCAGGCGCGCGCCGAACTGGCGAACCGCCAGGCGGCCCTTGCCAATTTCGCCCAGAGCCAGTCGAGCGCGCGCGCCACCATCGCCCAGAACCAGGCCTTGCTGGCGTCGAACGAGGCCCAGGCCCGGCGCGCCCAGGCGGACCTGCGCCGCGTGGAAGAGCTGGCGGCCGACGGCTCGCTGTCGGCGCGCGAACTCGACGCCGCGCGCGCCACGCAGGCCCAGGCCGCCGCCAGCCGCGACCAGTCGCGCGCCGCGATCGAGATCGCACGCCAGAACCTGCGCTCGGTCGACGTCAACCGCGCCGCGCTCGAGGCGGCGGTGGCCAACGCCGAAGCGGCCGTCAAGCTGGCCGAGATCGACATGGCCAACACCCGCATCACCGCCCCGCGCGACGGCCAGCTGGGGCAGGTGACGGTACGCCAGGGCGCCTATGTGAACGCGGGCGCGCAGCTGACGGCGCTGGTGCCCGACACGATGTGGGTGATCGCCAACATGAAGGAAACGCAGATGGCCAACGTGGCCGTCGGCCAGCCGGTGAGTTTTACCGTCGACGCCCTGGGCAATGCCCGGCTGCGCGGCCACGTCGAACGCATCTCGCCGGCGACCGGCTCGGAGTTCTCGGTGATCGCGCCGGACAACGCCACCGGCAACTTCGTCAAGATCGCGCAGCGGATTCCGGTGCGGATCAGCATCGATCCGAACCAGCCGCTGGCCGGACGCCTGCGCCCGGGCATGTCGGTGGTGACCACGATCGATACGGCGCAAGCCGGAGCCGCGCGGTGA
- a CDS encoding MFS transporter — protein sequence MSKYAPREWAPDEKPMLPGSPSTPAHPTRIRIAYLVVGILVTITGGLGNALVSVNLLHLQGVMGATQTEVAWLPAAYVMANASMNLLLVKFRQQFGLRLFTEFFLVLYALVTFAHLLVGGLGSAIAVRAAHGMLAAALSTLGLYYTLQAFKKVWRLRGITIALGVAQLSLPLAYIFSSDLLQLAEWNGLYLFELGLALVSLGAVLLLKLPPGDRFQAFRPADFLTFSLFAPGIALLCAALTFGRILWWQETPWIGVALAASIVLLASAICVEHNRANPLLNIRWLTTGKILHVALTLMLVRIVLSEQSVGAVGFLRAVGLDNDQMQALFACVLAATVAGIAVSALSLNIEHLTWPRVVALLCMALGAWLDAHASNQTRAEQMYLSQSLLAFGGTLFIGPSLVSLIFTVVGNPAALISFSVLFGLTQNLGGLLGSALVGTFQTWREKFHSSHIVEQLSSLDPLVASRIQSGAAAAGRLLADPAAATRQSLQSLSSSATREANILAYNDVFLVLAILAAASAAWIFLHAVWLHYFPAVTAVPTPAPTPGTPPPPDPVTD from the coding sequence ATGAGCAAGTACGCGCCCCGGGAATGGGCCCCCGACGAAAAGCCGATGCTGCCCGGCTCGCCGTCGACGCCCGCCCATCCGACGCGCATACGCATCGCTTACCTGGTGGTAGGCATCCTGGTCACCATTACGGGCGGCCTGGGCAACGCGCTGGTGTCGGTCAACCTGTTGCACCTGCAGGGCGTCATGGGCGCCACCCAGACCGAGGTTGCCTGGCTGCCGGCCGCCTATGTGATGGCGAATGCCTCGATGAACCTGCTGCTGGTGAAATTCCGGCAACAGTTCGGGCTGCGCCTGTTTACCGAATTCTTCCTGGTGCTGTACGCGCTGGTGACCTTCGCCCACCTGCTGGTGGGCGGCCTCGGCTCCGCCATCGCCGTGCGCGCCGCCCACGGCATGCTGGCCGCCGCGCTGTCGACCCTGGGCCTGTACTACACGCTGCAGGCGTTCAAGAAGGTCTGGCGCCTGAGAGGCATCACGATCGCGCTCGGCGTGGCGCAGCTATCGCTGCCGCTGGCCTATATCTTTTCCAGCGACCTGCTGCAGCTCGCCGAATGGAATGGGCTGTACCTGTTCGAGCTGGGCCTGGCGCTGGTGTCGCTGGGCGCGGTGCTGTTGCTCAAATTGCCGCCCGGCGACCGGTTCCAGGCCTTCCGTCCGGCCGACTTCCTCACCTTTTCCCTGTTCGCGCCGGGCATCGCGCTGCTGTGCGCGGCGCTGACCTTCGGGCGCATTCTGTGGTGGCAGGAAACGCCATGGATCGGCGTCGCGCTGGCGGCCTCCATCGTGCTCCTGGCCTCCGCCATCTGTGTCGAGCACAACCGCGCCAATCCGCTGCTGAACATTCGTTGGCTGACCACCGGCAAAATCCTGCACGTGGCGCTGACCTTGATGCTGGTGCGCATCGTGCTGTCCGAGCAGAGCGTGGGCGCGGTCGGTTTCCTGCGCGCGGTGGGTCTCGATAACGACCAGATGCAGGCGTTGTTCGCCTGCGTGCTGGCGGCCACCGTGGCCGGGATCGCAGTGTCGGCGCTGAGCCTGAACATCGAGCACCTGACCTGGCCGCGGGTGGTGGCGCTGCTGTGCATGGCGCTGGGCGCCTGGCTCGATGCGCACGCCAGCAACCAGACGCGCGCCGAGCAGATGTACCTGAGCCAGAGCCTGCTTGCCTTCGGCGGCACGCTGTTCATCGGGCCGTCGCTGGTCTCGCTGATCTTCACCGTGGTCGGCAATCCTGCCGCACTGATCAGCTTCTCGGTGCTGTTCGGCCTGACCCAGAACCTGGGCGGGCTGCTCGGCTCGGCGCTGGTCGGCACCTTCCAGACGTGGCGCGAGAAATTTCACTCGTCGCATATCGTCGAGCAGCTCAGCTCGCTCGATCCGCTGGTGGCCAGCCGCATCCAGTCCGGCGCCGCCGCCGCCGGCCGCCTGCTGGCCGATCCCGCCGCCGCCACGCGCCAGAGCCTGCAGTCCTTATCGAGTAGCGCGACGCGCGAAGCCAACATCCTCGCCTACAACGATGTGTTCCTGGTGCTGGCCATCCTGGCCGCCGCGAGCGCAGCCTGGATTTTCCTGCATGCCGTGTGGCTGCATTACTTCCCGGCGGTGACAGCCGTGCCGACCCCTGCGCCCACGCCGGGAACCCCACCACCACCCGACCCTGTGACCGACTGA
- a CDS encoding dienelactone hydrolase family protein, with protein MPRFQPFPRLISASIAVLAMLPAVAQLQELPGSVSQGASARGLSARGLPARLDHRMNEHIVQVPAGDGSVTLETTVFQPDGDGPFPLIVINHGKDPGRPGLQPRDRFYHMASAFVKRGYAVMVPMRQGFSQSGGRYRDHGCDMTANGYTQAKDIRSTLDYARRQPWVDGERMVVAGQSYGGLATIALGTEALPGVRGLINFAGGLRDDSDRCAWRSQLVSAFAEYGAKSKLPSLWMYGQNDSLFGPELAGRMHASYVQAGGRGRLVEFPSFKRDAHGMLASRDGEKVWLADTERFLQEVGMPTEVVVDVAAPPSQPRTDFAGVDDVDAVPFLSEHGRRAYREYLTKMTPRAFAVSPSGGWTWAEEGEDPEGRALATCSAKSKDPCRLYSVDDYVVWTDGRLEQAEKAAATASATPAPGATPATAVSEPTTSVGSTTVR; from the coding sequence ATGCCGAGATTCCAGCCTTTTCCTCGCCTGATTTCCGCTTCGATCGCCGTGCTGGCCATGCTGCCTGCCGTGGCCCAGCTCCAGGAACTGCCGGGTTCCGTCTCCCAGGGCGCGTCCGCCCGGGGCTTGTCCGCCCGAGGCTTGCCCGCCCGACTCGATCACCGCATGAACGAGCACATCGTCCAGGTGCCGGCCGGCGATGGCAGCGTCACCCTCGAGACCACCGTGTTCCAGCCGGACGGTGACGGACCGTTTCCCCTGATCGTCATCAACCACGGCAAGGATCCCGGCCGCCCCGGCCTGCAGCCGCGCGACCGCTTCTATCACATGGCCAGCGCCTTCGTGAAGCGCGGCTATGCGGTGATGGTGCCGATGCGCCAGGGCTTCTCGCAATCGGGCGGCCGCTACCGCGACCATGGCTGCGACATGACGGCCAACGGCTATACGCAGGCCAAAGACATCCGCTCGACCCTCGACTACGCGCGCCGGCAGCCCTGGGTCGATGGCGAGCGCATGGTGGTGGCCGGCCAGTCGTATGGCGGCCTGGCCACGATCGCCCTCGGCACCGAAGCCCTGCCGGGCGTGCGCGGCCTGATCAACTTCGCCGGCGGCCTGCGCGACGACAGCGACCGCTGCGCCTGGCGCTCGCAACTGGTCTCGGCCTTCGCCGAATACGGCGCCAAATCCAAGCTGCCGAGCCTGTGGATGTATGGCCAGAACGACTCGCTGTTCGGCCCGGAACTGGCCGGACGCATGCATGCGTCCTACGTCCAGGCCGGCGGCCGCGGCCGCCTGGTCGAGTTCCCCTCGTTCAAGCGCGATGCCCACGGCATGCTGGCCAGCCGCGACGGCGAGAAGGTGTGGCTGGCCGACACCGAACGTTTCCTGCAGGAGGTCGGCATGCCGACCGAGGTCGTGGTCGACGTCGCGGCTCCGCCCAGCCAGCCGCGCACCGATTTCGCCGGCGTCGACGACGTCGACGCCGTGCCCTTCCTGTCCGAGCACGGCCGCCGCGCCTACCGCGAATACCTGACCAAGATGACGCCGCGCGCCTTCGCCGTGTCGCCGAGCGGCGGCTGGACCTGGGCCGAGGAAGGCGAAGACCCGGAAGGCCGCGCGCTGGCCACCTGCTCGGCCAAGAGCAAGGACCCGTGCCGCCTGTACTCGGTCGACGACTACGTGGTGTGGACCGACGGCCGCCTGGAGCAGGCCGAGAAGGCGGCGGCCACCGCCTCGGCCACGCCGGCGCCGGGCGCCACGCCGGCGACGGCGGTCTCGGAGCCGACCACCTCGGTCGGCAGCACCACGGTGCGCTGA
- a CDS encoding tRNA-uridine aminocarboxypropyltransferase yields MMATKRAVCPTCLRAQSACICHWIAPVSPQAALLVLLHPLEVGNAKNSGRLLHLSVAGSGLAVGEIFDAEVLEGLLHADGRTPVLLYPQTPDDRNVPPPPALPSLPPSSLRLVVLDATWRKSRKMLYLNPALQRLPRLALSDVAPSSYRIRKAHAPHQLSSLEAAAQALGQLEGDGGRYGALLDAFDGFVSQQALYARA; encoded by the coding sequence ATGATGGCGACCAAGCGTGCGGTCTGCCCGACCTGCCTGCGGGCGCAGTCGGCCTGCATCTGCCACTGGATCGCGCCGGTGTCGCCCCAGGCCGCGCTGCTGGTATTGCTGCATCCGCTCGAAGTCGGCAATGCCAAGAACAGCGGGAGATTGCTGCACCTGAGCGTGGCCGGCAGCGGGCTGGCGGTCGGTGAAATATTCGATGCGGAGGTACTGGAAGGCCTGCTGCATGCCGATGGACGCACGCCGGTACTGCTGTATCCGCAGACGCCGGATGACCGGAATGTGCCACCCCCGCCGGCGCTTCCTTCGCTGCCGCCGTCCTCGCTGCGCCTGGTCGTGCTCGACGCCACCTGGCGCAAGAGCCGCAAGATGCTGTACCTGAATCCGGCTCTGCAGAGGTTGCCGCGACTCGCGCTGAGCGACGTGGCGCCGTCCAGTTACCGCATCCGCAAGGCGCATGCGCCGCATCAGCTGTCGAGCCTGGAAGCGGCGGCGCAGGCGCTGGGCCAGCTCGAAGGCGATGGCGGGCGGTACGGGGCGCTGCTGGATGCCTTCGATGGGTTTGTTTCGCAACAGGCATTGTACGCGCGCGCTTGA
- a CDS encoding efflux transporter outer membrane subunit — MSRRCFALAALPLLLSACAMAPQLAPEPSLTVPPAWRTASAVDGAAIDRDWWRAFGDPALDALVRRALDNNGDLKIARSRLQEYQARIRVADSARLPALNLSLGPTRARTIGPFGEPVETTSVAGAVQASYELDLFGRIAGSVEAARFESLSQEAALEAAALAVAANTASGYLNLLGLDAQLALARATLESRERSFDLARHQFEVGYSSRLEMSQAEAELHATAATVPQLERQIALQEQALNLLLGASPGPVARGAELEALREPRPAPGLPSELLRRRPDIAQAERLVAASDASLAVARDALLPSIRLTASLGAQGHSLSQLLRDPTGLWSIGGSVLAPLFDAGRLRAQAEIAGTVRDRAVHTYESVVRTAFAETDNALASIDGLQRQLVEAEARRRAAGEVLRVAANRYRNGYASYLEELDAQRTAFNADLNALQLRASLLAAHVDLYRALGGGWAPAQ, encoded by the coding sequence GTGAGCCGGCGTTGCTTCGCTCTGGCGGCGTTGCCGCTGCTGTTGTCTGCCTGCGCGATGGCGCCGCAGCTGGCGCCGGAGCCTTCGCTGACCGTTCCTCCGGCCTGGCGCACGGCCAGCGCCGTCGACGGCGCCGCCATCGACCGCGACTGGTGGCGCGCCTTCGGCGATCCGGCGCTCGACGCGCTGGTGCGGCGTGCGCTCGACAACAACGGCGACCTCAAGATCGCCAGGTCGCGCCTGCAGGAATACCAGGCGCGCATTCGCGTGGCCGACAGCGCGCGGCTGCCGGCATTGAACCTGTCGCTGGGGCCGACGCGCGCGCGCACGATCGGACCATTCGGCGAACCGGTCGAGACCACTTCGGTGGCCGGCGCGGTGCAGGCCAGTTATGAACTCGACCTGTTCGGCCGCATCGCCGGCAGCGTCGAGGCGGCGCGCTTCGAGTCGCTGTCGCAGGAGGCGGCGCTGGAGGCCGCGGCGCTGGCGGTGGCGGCGAATACGGCGTCCGGCTACCTGAACCTGCTCGGGCTGGATGCCCAGCTGGCGCTGGCGCGCGCGACGCTCGAATCGCGCGAGCGCTCGTTCGACCTCGCGCGCCACCAGTTCGAGGTCGGTTACAGCTCGCGCCTGGAGATGTCGCAGGCCGAGGCCGAGCTGCACGCGACCGCCGCCACCGTGCCGCAGCTGGAGCGCCAGATCGCGCTGCAGGAGCAGGCGCTGAACCTGCTGCTCGGCGCCAGCCCCGGCCCGGTGGCGCGCGGCGCCGAACTGGAGGCGTTGCGCGAGCCGCGGCCGGCGCCGGGGCTGCCGTCCGAACTGCTGCGCCGGCGTCCCGACATCGCCCAGGCCGAGCGCCTGGTGGCCGCCAGCGACGCCAGCCTGGCGGTGGCGCGCGATGCGCTGCTGCCGTCGATCCGCCTGACGGCGTCGCTGGGCGCGCAGGGGCACAGCCTGTCGCAGCTGCTGCGCGATCCGACCGGGTTGTGGAGCATCGGCGGCAGCGTGCTGGCGCCGCTGTTCGACGCGGGCCGGCTGCGCGCCCAGGCCGAGATCGCGGGCACGGTGCGCGACCGCGCGGTCCATACCTATGAATCGGTGGTGCGCACGGCGTTCGCCGAGACGGACAATGCGCTGGCTTCGATCGACGGCTTGCAGCGGCAACTGGTCGAGGCCGAGGCGCGGCGGCGGGCGGCGGGCGAGGTGTTGCGGGTGGCGGCCAACCGCTATCGCAATGGCTACGCTTCCTATCTGGAAGAGCTCGACGCGCAGCGCACGGCCTTCAATGCCGACCTGAACGCGCTGCAGTTGCGCGCCAGCCTGCTGGCGGCGCACGTCGACCTGTACCGCGCGCTGGGCGGCGGATGGGCGCCGGCGCAATGA
- a CDS encoding c-type cytochrome gives MPSVAEPVPVSGALPGLHARLILPPVLDWNGERYCGARLQRIDTAAALSRPGVREVFVRRHLVAVIAESDEAARAARPLARIRWRYAPPGDGLPQQRQRKVLLQRGMDAGDAPDLLTAQYRWQGAPAASGAATLTILARPMGPGVCVDLPYGNPGQIGPALAVLLQLPPDLVQVRSPRPPQSDQEARDAANGAGVAALLSLHCRAALSLVLESGIDAGQPTLLQAGARVGVGAGRLERYRLNLVQARPAPPLAWLLTERPHPIDDADIAPLDALQPPYAWDAVEISSSGDGAATPAAAAVFAQESFFDEVARHGGHDPVAYRLAHLPDPTGARLIRLVSQAAAWQARGARSPSPSPGPVMHGRGFAYASTIEQAPQPVQSWSAWVAEVAYDPASGELSVTRAIAGHDVQDAAADAALPPAARRALDEQAREAMARLIAPDAGVDAWANNDARVPPGAITTHRPSVPDTPREAASLPSPEVQLKAGGAFTLPAAAAVANAIFDATGVRLREAPFSGAQVRLALAERAAPPAKRRWRTAGWLGGAAAALGATLSLALPWRPAIAPIPPPDPNLYSAATIERGRLVALAGDCMVCHTAPGGGIPNAGGHALDTPFGTIYTTNITPDPATGIGNWSYAAFERAMREGVHRDGRNLYPAFPYTAYAKMTEPDMQALYAYLMAQPAVESKVPESSLRFPFNLRPLLSGWKLLFHKPEVYQPDPDRSVMWNRGAYLVEGAGHCAACHSPRNALGAEKKGLYHLSGGVVDGWDAPSLTASSKSPQPWTEDELFAYLRTGFSARHGVAAGPMAPVVSELGQLPAEDVRAIAHYIASLGRPPAARATAADRPEPAPAPVPAAAGAPQSIDTASGKRLFTGACAACHIEGSGPALFGVRPSLKVNTNVHADTPDNLVKVILHGIPEPANADLGYMPGFANSLSDAQVRDLLHYLRTTFAPDKPAWTDVEERVAAGRRQPKH, from the coding sequence ATGCCGTCCGTCGCTGAACCGGTACCCGTTTCTGGCGCCCTGCCCGGGCTGCACGCGCGCCTGATCCTGCCGCCCGTGCTCGACTGGAACGGCGAACGATATTGCGGCGCACGCCTGCAGCGCATCGATACGGCTGCGGCGCTGTCGCGCCCCGGCGTGCGCGAGGTCTTCGTGCGCAGACACCTGGTGGCGGTGATCGCCGAATCGGATGAGGCGGCGCGCGCCGCCCGGCCGCTGGCGCGCATCCGCTGGCGGTACGCGCCCCCCGGCGACGGCTTGCCGCAACAGCGGCAACGCAAGGTCCTGCTGCAGCGCGGCATGGACGCCGGCGACGCTCCCGACCTGCTGACGGCGCAATACCGCTGGCAAGGCGCGCCAGCCGCGAGCGGGGCGGCCACGCTGACCATCCTGGCCAGGCCGATGGGGCCGGGCGTCTGCGTCGATCTCCCCTACGGCAATCCGGGCCAGATCGGGCCGGCGCTGGCCGTGCTGCTGCAGCTGCCGCCCGACCTGGTCCAAGTGCGCAGCCCGCGCCCGCCGCAATCGGACCAGGAAGCCCGCGATGCCGCCAATGGCGCCGGCGTCGCGGCCCTGCTATCCCTGCATTGCAGGGCCGCGCTGTCGCTGGTGCTGGAGAGCGGCATCGACGCCGGCCAGCCCACGCTGCTGCAGGCCGGCGCGCGCGTTGGCGTCGGCGCCGGACGGCTCGAGCGCTACCGCCTGAACCTGGTCCAGGCCAGGCCCGCCCCGCCGCTGGCCTGGCTGCTGACCGAGCGCCCCCATCCGATCGACGACGCCGACATCGCACCGCTGGACGCGCTGCAGCCGCCCTACGCCTGGGATGCGGTCGAGATCAGCAGCAGCGGCGACGGCGCGGCCACGCCCGCCGCGGCGGCGGTCTTTGCCCAGGAATCCTTCTTCGACGAGGTGGCGCGCCACGGCGGGCACGATCCGGTCGCCTACCGGCTCGCGCACCTGCCCGACCCAACCGGGGCGCGCCTGATCCGTTTGGTGAGCCAGGCCGCCGCCTGGCAGGCGCGGGGCGCGCGCAGCCCCAGCCCATCTCCTGGCCCGGTGATGCACGGACGCGGCTTCGCCTATGCCAGCACGATCGAGCAGGCGCCGCAACCGGTCCAGAGCTGGTCGGCCTGGGTGGCCGAAGTCGCCTACGATCCGGCCTCGGGAGAATTGAGCGTGACGCGCGCCATCGCCGGCCACGATGTACAGGACGCGGCGGCCGACGCCGCCCTGCCGCCGGCCGCCCGCCGCGCGCTCGACGAACAGGCGCGCGAGGCCATGGCGCGGCTGATCGCACCGGATGCCGGCGTGGACGCCTGGGCGAACAACGATGCGCGGGTGCCTCCGGGCGCCATCACCACCCACCGCCCTTCCGTTCCTGACACGCCAAGGGAAGCCGCGTCCCTGCCGTCACCCGAGGTTCAGCTCAAGGCGGGCGGCGCCTTCACGCTGCCTGCCGCGGCGGCGGTCGCGAACGCCATTTTCGATGCCACCGGCGTGCGCCTGCGCGAGGCGCCATTTTCCGGCGCCCAAGTCAGGCTGGCCCTCGCCGAGCGCGCAGCGCCGCCCGCGAAGCGCCGCTGGCGCACTGCCGGCTGGCTGGGCGGCGCGGCCGCAGCGCTCGGGGCGACGCTGTCGCTGGCCCTGCCCTGGCGCCCGGCCATCGCCCCGATCCCGCCGCCCGACCCGAACCTGTATTCGGCGGCGACCATCGAACGTGGGCGCCTGGTAGCCCTGGCCGGCGATTGCATGGTATGCCATACAGCGCCCGGTGGCGGCATCCCGAATGCCGGCGGACATGCGCTGGACACGCCGTTCGGCACGATCTACACCACCAATATCACGCCGGACCCGGCCACCGGCATCGGCAACTGGTCGTACGCCGCCTTCGAGCGCGCCATGCGCGAAGGCGTGCATCGCGACGGCCGCAATCTCTACCCGGCCTTTCCCTACACCGCCTACGCGAAGATGACCGAGCCCGACATGCAGGCGCTGTATGCCTACCTGATGGCGCAGCCGGCGGTCGAGAGCAAGGTGCCCGAGTCGAGCCTGCGCTTCCCCTTCAACCTGCGTCCGCTGCTGTCGGGATGGAAGCTGCTGTTCCACAAACCCGAGGTGTACCAGCCAGACCCCGACCGCTCGGTGATGTGGAACCGCGGCGCCTATCTGGTCGAAGGCGCCGGCCATTGCGCCGCCTGCCATTCTCCGCGCAATGCGTTGGGCGCCGAAAAAAAAGGCTTGTATCACTTGAGCGGCGGCGTGGTGGACGGATGGGACGCGCCGTCGCTCACGGCATCGTCGAAGTCGCCCCAGCCCTGGACCGAGGACGAACTGTTTGCATATTTGCGCACCGGCTTCTCGGCGCGCCACGGCGTTGCCGCTGGACCAATGGCGCCGGTGGTGAGCGAGCTCGGCCAACTGCCGGCCGAGGACGTACGCGCGATCGCGCACTACATCGCGTCGCTTGGCCGGCCTCCGGCGGCCAGGGCCACGGCCGCGGACAGGCCCGAGCCGGCTCCGGCTCCAGTCCCGGCGGCAGCCGGCGCGCCTCAATCGATCGACACCGCCAGCGGCAAGCGCCTGTTCACCGGCGCCTGCGCCGCCTGCCATATCGAGGGCAGTGGCCCCGCCCTGTTCGGTGTACGCCCGTCGCTCAAGGTAAACACCAACGTCCATGCCGACACGCCGGACAACCTGGTCAAGGTGATCCTGCACGGCATACCGGAGCCGGCAAATGCCGACCTGGGCTACATGCCGGGCTTCGCCAACAGCTTGAGCGATGCCCAGGTACGCGACCTGCTGCACTACCTGCGCACTACCTTCGCGCCGGACAAGCCGGCCTGGACCGACGTTGAAGAACGGGTCGCGGCAGGGCGCCGCCAGCCGAAACACTGA
- a CDS encoding PA0069 family radical SAM protein yields MGTIDFPLQREPFDDGDVAAAPSPPPLARKGRGAVSNLQGRYEVNGRERFDDGWAVDDDEAPVFKTVVTDETAKSILSRNTSPDIPFSVSLNPYRGCEHGCIYCFARPTHSYLGLSPGLDFESRLFAKVNAPELLRRELAKPGYVPEHIAIGVNTDAYQPCERERKLTRSVLEVLAECRHPAGLITKSSLIERDIDILAPMAAKGLACAAITLTTLDAEISRTLEPRAAAPMRRLRTIRTLTDAGIPVSVSVAPIIPFVTEPEIERILEAARDAGAVGAHYTVLRLPHEVNPLFQEWLQAHFPDRAQRVMNRIREMRGGKDYDSDFATRMKGDGVWADLIRQRFEKASERLGFSDLRGRFGRLDGSQFRRPLVVPPAAGRQSAGAGGQLDLF; encoded by the coding sequence ATGGGCACCATCGATTTTCCACTCCAGCGCGAACCGTTCGACGACGGGGACGTCGCCGCTGCGCCGTCGCCGCCGCCGCTCGCGCGCAAGGGGCGTGGCGCGGTGTCGAACCTGCAAGGCCGCTACGAGGTCAACGGCCGTGAGCGCTTCGACGACGGCTGGGCGGTCGATGACGATGAAGCGCCTGTCTTCAAGACCGTGGTCACTGACGAGACCGCCAAAAGCATCCTGTCGCGCAATACTTCTCCAGATATCCCGTTCAGCGTCTCGCTCAATCCTTATCGCGGCTGCGAGCACGGCTGCATCTATTGCTTCGCGCGGCCGACGCACAGCTACCTCGGCCTGTCGCCCGGGCTCGATTTCGAGAGCCGCCTGTTCGCCAAGGTCAATGCGCCCGAGCTGCTGCGGCGCGAGCTGGCCAAACCCGGCTACGTGCCCGAGCACATCGCCATCGGCGTCAACACCGATGCCTACCAGCCGTGCGAACGCGAGCGCAAGCTGACGCGGTCGGTGCTTGAAGTACTGGCCGAATGCCGCCATCCGGCCGGGCTGATCACCAAATCCTCGCTGATCGAGCGCGACATCGACATCCTGGCGCCGATGGCCGCGAAGGGTCTGGCCTGCGCCGCCATCACGCTCACCACGCTCGACGCGGAGATTTCACGCACGCTGGAACCGCGCGCGGCCGCGCCGATGCGGCGGCTGCGCACCATCCGCACGCTCACCGACGCCGGCATCCCGGTGAGCGTGAGCGTGGCGCCGATCATTCCTTTCGTGACCGAACCCGAGATCGAGCGCATCCTGGAGGCGGCGCGCGACGCCGGCGCGGTCGGCGCCCACTACACGGTGCTGCGCCTGCCGCACGAGGTGAATCCGCTGTTCCAGGAGTGGTTGCAGGCGCACTTCCCGGACCGCGCGCAGCGGGTGATGAACCGCATCCGCGAGATGCGGGGCGGCAAGGACTACGACAGCGATTTCGCCACCCGCATGAAGGGCGACGGCGTGTGGGCCGACCTGATCCGGCAGCGTTTCGAGAAGGCGTCCGAGCGGCTCGGGTTTTCGGACCTGCGTGGGCGATTCGGACGGCTCGATGGGTCGCAGTTCAGGCGGCCGCTGGTGGTGCCACCAGCGGCCGGCAGGCAGAGTGCTGGCGCTGGCGGCCAGCTGGATCTGTTCTAG
- a CDS encoding (2Fe-2S)-binding protein: protein MTLHTTNPIALVVNGQPHTLDIPGDAPLLYVLRNDLCLNGPKFGCGLGECGACTVLVDGVAARSCVIPLAGVARRSVTTLDGLEQDGRLDPVQQAFIDEQGAQCGYCMNGMIMTLKALLLRSPDASEQEIRAELDFNLCRCGTHVEIMRCALRAVELTRESAR, encoded by the coding sequence ATGACTCTACACACCACCAACCCGATCGCGCTCGTCGTCAACGGCCAGCCGCACACACTGGACATTCCGGGTGACGCACCCCTGCTGTATGTCCTGCGCAACGACCTGTGCCTGAACGGTCCCAAGTTCGGCTGCGGCCTGGGCGAGTGCGGCGCCTGCACGGTGCTGGTCGACGGCGTCGCGGCGCGGTCCTGCGTGATTCCGCTGGCGGGCGTGGCGCGGCGCTCGGTGACGACGCTCGACGGCCTGGAACAGGATGGCCGGCTCGACCCGGTGCAGCAGGCCTTCATCGACGAACAGGGCGCGCAATGCGGCTACTGCATGAACGGCATGATCATGACGCTCAAGGCGCTGCTGCTGCGCTCACCCGACGCGAGCGAGCAAGAGATTCGCGCCGAACTGGATTTCAACCTGTGCCGCTGCGGCACCCATGTCGAGATCATGCGCTGCGCGCTGCGCGCCGTCGAACTGACCAGGGAAAGCGCACGCTGA